One Cryptococcus neoformans var. grubii H99 chromosome 3, complete sequence genomic region harbors:
- a CDS encoding DNA repair protein Rad8: protein MTTALTFGGGLFKDNTKFDIDMRGTADGAVNGGNIPNSQSQKRKRASPSPEIESEEDGDDWYEIDYIADSRVIRRKGRQILQYLIHWAGYAVHERTWEDEDGIGGEDCALVQEFYRKNPGKPRLSPSSVRKEVKLARMVEVVITTRRIDGKSRAASSTDQPSPHRLGITSPQANNIGGEDPNPSLTRRPVRSTVSEIAKRPTSKKVHPNKKCKASSDDESDFVFEEGEWDEDEDDDNDVDFRSSEDDEDDEQERSAEEPESDEEIIKPAKKTKSSLPKAKLRPKPANLGGFVTGVRPLNQGLDIKAAVRNMSDDLPPISDIEAMFDHLVSRIPDIVELVRQLNGRKLRVATMCSGTESPLLALNMIAKAIKAQHGLTLAFEHVFSCEIEPFKQAYIERNFTPPILFRDVTELGKKRAHTAYGSMVDVPGDVDILIAGTSCVDYSNLNNVQQDIDANGESGRTFRGMLQWVKKHQPPIVILENVCNAPWDKVVEYFGQIDYDAQYTRLDTKEFYIPHTRTRVYLFATPSSSESDDLPEKWAQTVKDLRRPWSSPFEAFLLHTDDPNIHRARLELASARAQTDGTSRKTTDWNRCESRHQRARQDEALGLLRPLTSWQEAGVCKGLDWTWNDWLLAQTERVVDLLEISTLRMAKDGIDSGFKACIWNVSQNVDRQTGSSKTALAPCLTPNMIPWVTIRGGPVTGREALALQGIPVRELLLTSENEDQLADLAGNAMTTTVVGSAMIAALKVACHKITEGANPEKEAALILEKEAVDDEQVANRIIGEDYLEHHDLDLAKVTKSNLSEILDLACRSSRHCQCEGQSGTAPNILECQECSYRACKSCGGRPEHVYAPCANQRVEPAEFEKRFKGLLPMRVRIAGLTDQCLNAVRKAAEKSNKGSVNDNDWQLWSTALLEGIHDAEFRFRYLKRQSTWTAVYEARRAMLSLVLRNQIPEWRLTIKAPASEPNNSQLRALLLHPVARLQIDIAGQDVLCGPWELCIPSMKTIDIEITGKGELLPSWQASLGLQGPFANTTRWSEVEISLQAEDENTLDRKLSGTYQLLPRCGQAMSSLHKKRPDLSDDGLPQLYFFLDPTRCGESREDRYVFSTSTERLDYGTERPVIARLDSHWREGNEKQRKVKLDVSGAWVKCPEAHLTAIGGDDIAVVANDAAANEIHRDRATFAIPSSASAISASLTTEGCSHAMALLSCRVPLDPTHSESMWRRGAWAEIDLSHQGNTTFANLAWITERLPPLDGLKNWAHIADDVSEHVCERCAPRPPKIHWIKREGKANKKGNKTKSTIIAFEDKLEAGQYEHALKHRPSPFVVQLRLDQDIGSFRIGLNIVSLAHRALSRLPPTTSEHKISLSWRLTPGHVTESPQPRRVFILPSNKQDPENSQPEAFKLPLRKEQLRSLWWMLEQEKATGKTHTFVEEEISESLLPAVGWRAEGKAERPVMVRGGVIADQVGYGKTVISIALVAQTLSLPAPEPATPGLIDLKATLIVVPGHLSKQWPNEIARFTGSMFKVIVIQGMKDLQEKTIAELGKADIIVMASEIFESDVYWSRLEYLSAQPREWLHDTQGGRFFCDRLDAAMESLVSQTKILKEKGSEAAMRAMEDKKKSLVDNVGSKKEVHTAVNFGKRMKGQAYRDKHDSDSKAKPITKEELERWEASEDEDDDENSKTYIPIPKFHSFTGSESIFSASVKKDYKLLPNPVLHMFRFRRVIADEFTYLQKKSLAAVLRLSSSYRWILSGTPPVSDFAAIRSIATFMGIHLGVEDDGEGDVQYQKARAKDQTQAEKFHAFREVHSRAWHNRRDELAQEFLNVFVRQNIAEIEDIPTVEHIHTFKLPASEGAVYLELEHHLQALEMQARKETKFKNVSQGDRNARLEEALSDSKTAEEALLKRCCHFTLDLSDKTQDAKSAQEACDHITSARARQLLACQEDLSRSVNQAIALHGWIKKKGGFSKNDDERQPFAEWIAFSSNISKHQGDIEAARILLKVIEKCGVKDGNIPPSPSDKQSPSIASGAKMDDVKWQLREQTHLLRKLVKELVARVRSLRFFEVVRKIQKGKSDAQIVLESSECGHKPSTNPDIEMAILSCCGHVACHKCMRKAAASQRCVKSGECQAAVRPTNIVKVSSLGVEGELSSGRYGAKLEHLVNLIHSIPKNERVLVFLQWEDLAGKVSEALSAGRIPHVTLSGSAKSRANTLDRFQSTNADSARVLLLKMNDASAAGSNLTTANHAVFLGPLFTNSLFNYRAVETQAIGRVRRYGQQKKVHIHRLLALDTIDMTIFNARRTELKEKTDWEEIPQEEYKGRGSSISMTNEKRTPTLTVKSNPFKRSSSWALASSFRSKKRSMEARDAEGVSDDDENSELSDII, encoded by the exons ATGACTACTGCACTTACATTTGGCGGCGGTCTTTTCAAAGACA ACACCAAGTTCGACATTGACATGAGGGGAACAGCAGACGGAGCCGTAAATGGGGGAAATATCCCAAATAGTCAGTCACAGAAAAGAAAACGT GCGTCTCCTTCGCCGGAGATAGAgtcagaagaggatggcgaCGACTGGTATGAAATTGACTACATTGCCGATTCGCGAGTTAtcagaagaaaaggacgCCAAATCTTACAGTATCTCATCCACTGGGCCGGCTATGCTGTGCACGAGAGAACGtgggaggacgaggatggtattggaggagaagactGTGCACTTGTTCAAGAATTTTATCGAAAGAATCCCGGAAAACCAAGGCTTTCGCCCTCTTCTGTCAGGAAAGAAGTAAAATTAGCGCGCATGGTAGAGGTCGTCATCACTACGCGGAGGATCGACGGAAAGAGCAGAGCCGCCTCCTCAACAGACCAGCCATCCCCTCATCGCCTTGGCATAACAAGTCCCCAAGCGAACAACATTGGTGGGGAAGACCCGAATCCATCCCTCACAAGGCGCCCTGTTCGGTCTACCGTCTCGGAAATAGCCAAGAGACCAACTTCAAAGAAGGTGCATCCGAATAAAAAGTGTAAGGCGTCTAGCGATGATGAAAGCGACTTCgtctttgaagaaggtgaatgggacgaggacgaggacgatgacAATGATGTGGATTTCAGATCgagtgaagatgatgaagatgatgaacaGGAGAGATCTGCGGAAGAGCCTGAAAGCGATGAGG AAATAATAAAACCTGCGAAAAAGACAAAGTCTTCTTTGCCCAAGGCGAAATTACGTCCCAAACCAGCGAATCT TGGGGGTTTCGTCACAGGTGTGAGACCTCTCAACCAGGGACTGGATATCAAAGCGGCTGTAAGGAACATGAGTGACGATCTACCTCCAATAAGCGACATCGAAGCCATGTTCGATCACCTTGTTTCCAGG ATCCCGGACATAGTTGAACTGGTCAGGCAGCTGAATGGGCGAAAACTCCGGGTAGCTACAATGTGCTC CGGCACCGAGtcccctcttcttgctctcaACATGATCGCAAAAGCAATCAAAGCTCAACATGGCCTTACATTGGCGTTTGAACACGTTTTTTCTTGTGAGATTGAACCATTCAAGCAGGCTTATATTGAGCGCAACTTCACCCCTCCTATCCTATTCAGGGATGTAACTGAActgggaaagaaaagagctCATACAGCGTATGGCTCGATGGTTGACGTACCTGGTGATGTTGAT ATACTTATTGCTGGTACTTCCTGCGTCGATTACTCCAATTTGAATAACGTCCAGCAGGATATTGACGCCAATGGCGAATCTGGAAGGACCTTTCGTGGCATGTTACAATGGGTCAAAAAGCATCAGCCCCCAATCGTCATTTTGGAAAACGTCTGTAACGCGCCATGGGATAAGGTTGTTGAATACTTTGGACAGATTGATTATGACGCTCAGTATACACG ACTTGATACTAAAGAGTTTTATATTCCCCATACTCGAACTCGAGTTTACCTTTTCGCCactccctcatcttctgaaTCAGACGATCTTCCGGAGAAATGGGCCCAGACCGTGAAGGATCTTCGTCGCCCATGGTCTTCACCGTTCGAAGCATTCTTACTTCATACAGATGATCCCAACATACATCGCGCTCGTCTCGAATTGGCCTCTGCGCGCGCGCAGACAGATGGTACTTCTCGCAAAACTACCGACTGGAATAGATGCGAATCAAGACATCAGCGTGCTAGACAAGACGAAGCCCTGGGCTTATTGAGACCTCTGACTTCCTGGCAAGAAGCGGGTGTGTGTAAGGGACTGGATTGGACATGGAATGACTGGCTACTTGCCCAGACAGAAAGGGTAGTCGATCTCTTGGAGATTTCCACCTTGCGGATGGCAAAGGACGGCATTGACTCTGGTTTCAAAGCTTGCATTTGGAATGTCAGTCAAAACGTTGATCGACAGACCGGGTCGTCAAAGACAGCCCTTGCACCTTGCCTGACACCCAACATGATTCCCTGGGTCACTATCCGTGGTGGCCCTGTCACTGGACGCGAGGCTCTAGCTCTTCAAGGCATCCCCGTTCGAGAGCTCCTTCTTACAAGTGAGAACGAAGATCAATTGGCTGATCTGGCGGGCAATGCCATGACCACCACTGTTGTCGGTTCTGCAATGATTGCTGCGCTCAAGGTGGCATGTCACAAGATCACCGAGGGCGCTAACCCTGAAAAAGAAGCCGCTTTGATTCTTGAAAAGGAAGCAGTTGACGATGAACAAGTTGCTAACCGGATCATCGGCGAAGATTATCTCGAGCATCATGATCTCGACCTTGCCAAAGTCACCAAATCCAATCTATCTGAGATCCTCGATTTGGCTTGTCGAAGTTCAAGGCACTGTCAATGTGAAGGGCAGTCTGGCACTGCTCCGAACATACTTGAGTGTCAAGAGTGCAGTTATCGTGCCTGTAAATCGTGTGGAGGCAGACCTGAGCATGTCTATGCGCCTTGTGCCAATCAGAGGGTTGAGCCAGCGGAATTTGAGAAAAGATTTAAGGGCTTGCTTCCCATGCGGGTACGGATTGCTGGCTTAACTGACCAATGTCTAAATGCTGTCAGGAAAGCAGCTGAAAAGTCTAACAAAGGCAGCGTTAATGATAATGATTGGCAATTATGGAGTACAGCACTTCTAGAAGGAATACACGATGCTGAATTCAGGTTCCGATATCTCAAAAGACAAAGCACCTGGACGGCAGTTTACGAAGCTCGCCGTGCTATGCTTAGTCTTGTCCTTCGCAATCAAATACCGGAATGGCGACTGACCATCAAGGCACCTGCATCCGAGCCGAATAACAGCCAACTTCGagcacttcttcttcatccggTAGCTCGACTTCAAATTGATATCGCCGGCCAAGATGTCCTGTGCGGTCCTTGGGAACTTTGCATCCCCTCTATGAAGACTATCGACATTGAGATTACGGGTAAGGGCGAATTGTTGCCTTCTTGGCAAGCTTCGCTTGGTCTCCAAGGTCCCTTCGCCAACACCACTCGATGGTCCGAAGTCGAAATTTCCCTCCAagcggaagatgagaatACGCTTGACAGAAAATTATCTGGTACCtatcagcttcttccccgaTGCGGTCAGGCAATGTCATCTCTTCATAAGAAGAGGCCCGATCTTTCGGACGATGGTCTTCCTCAGCTCTACTTTTTCCTTGATCCTACCAGGTGTGGTGAATCCCGTGAAGACAGATATGTATTTTCTACAAGTACTGAAAGATTGGACTATGGCACGGAGCGGCCTGTGATTGCTCGATTGGATTCCCACTGGCGGGAAGGCAATGAGAAACagaggaaggtgaagcTGGATGTCTCTGGCGCATGGGTGAAATGTCCCGAAGCCCACCTGACCGCCATAGGTGGGGATGATATCGCTGTCGTTGCCAATGATGCTGCGGCAAACGAAATCCATCGTGACAGGGCCACCTTTGCCATCCCTTCATCGGCTTCTGCCATATCAGCATCTTTGACAACTGAAGGTTGTTCTCATGCAATGGCTCTTCTGTCTTGTCGCGTTCCGCTTGATCCTACTCATTCGGAGAGTATGTGGCGACGAGGAGCCTGGGCAGAAATCGACTTGTCACATCAAGGCAATACTACTTTTGCCAATTTAGCCTGGATCACCGAGAGATTGCCCCCTCTTGATGGCTTAAAAAACTGGGCCCATATTGCCGACGAT GTATCCGAGCATGTTTGCGAGAGATGCGCCCCAAGACCACCTAAGATTCACTGGATAAAAAGGGAAGGCAAGGCTAACAAAAAGGGAAACAAGACGAAGAGTACCATCATTGCGTTCGAAGATAAGCTAGAAGCTGGGCAGTATGAGCAT GCTCTCAAGCATCGGCCCTCGCCCTTTGTTGTCCAGCTTAGGCTCGATCAGGATATAGGTTCGTTCCGTATCGGTCTCAACATTGTTTCCCTTGCCCATCGTGCACTCTCGCGACTCCCGCCTACCACGTCCGAACATAAAATCAGTCTTTCTTGGCGTCTCACCCCGGGGCATGTGACCGAAAGCCCACAACCTCGCCGCGTCTTTATCCTGCCAAGCAATAAACAAGATCCTGAAAACTCTCAACCCGAAGCATTCAAATTACCCCTTCGTAAAGAACAGTTGCGATCCTTGTGGTGGATGCTAGAGCAAGAAAAGGCAACGGGGAAAACCCACACgtttgttgaagaagagatttcTGAGTCCTTGCTTCCTGCTGTAGGGTGGAGAGCAGAGGGTAAGGCTGAGAGGCCCGTCATGGTCCGCGGAGGTGTCATTGCGGATCAGGTCGGTTACGGCAAAACAGTCATCTCCATCGCTCTGGTGGCGCAGACCTTGTCCCTTCCTGCGCCTGAGCCTGCAACCCCCGGCTTGATTGACCTGAAAGCGACGCTTATTGTTGTGCCTGGTCATCTTAGTAAACAATGGCCCAACGAGATAGCGCGATTTACCGGCAGCATGTTCAAGGTCATTGTCATCCAGGGGATGAAAGATTTACAGGAGAAGACTATCGCTGAACTTGGCAAAGCTGATATCATCGTCATGGCGTCAGAAATTTTCGAGTCTGACGTCTATTGGTCTCGACTCGAGTACCTCTCTGCCCAGCCTCGAGAATGGCTCCATGACACCCAGGGTGGAAGATTTTTCTGTGACAGGCTTGACGCAGCTATGGAAAGTCTTGTGTCGCAGACGAAAATcttgaaagaaaaaggcagcGAGGCGGCGATGAGGGCTATGGAGGATAAGAAGAAAAGTTTGGTAGATAATGTCGGGTCTAAGAAGGAAGTACACACTGCCGTTAACTTCGGCAAGAGAATGAAAGGACAAGCGTATAGAGACAAACATGATAGTGATTCCAAAGCGAAACCCATTACCAAGGAGGAGCTTGAGCGATGGGAGGCttctgaagatgaggat GATGACGAGAATAGCAAGACTTACATCCCTATACCCAAATTTCACAGCTTCACGGGCTCAGAATCAATTTTCAGTGCTTCGGTCAAAAAGGATTACAAGTTGTTACCCAATCCGGTTCTCCATATGTTTCG ATTCCGTCGAGTCATTGCAGATGAATTCACTTATCTTCAGAAAAAGAGCCTTGCAGCCGTTTTAcgcctttcttcttcataccGATGGATTCTGTCTGGCACTCCGCCTGTCAGCGATTTTGCAGCAATCAGAAG TATCGCAACATTCATGGGTATACACCTTGGtgtggaggatgatggcgagGGCGATGTCCAGTATCAGAAGGCTCGCGCAAAAGACCAGACCCAAGCCGAGAAGTTCCATGCTTTTAGGGAGGTTCATTCACGAGCCTGGCATAATCGACGAGATGAACTGGCACAGGAGTTCTTGAACGTTTTTGTGCGCCAGAATATCGCGGAGATTGAGGATATACCCACTGTCGAGCATATCCATACTTTCAAACTGCCAGCTTCAGAAGGTGCTGTATACCTCGAACTAGAGCATCATCTCCAAGCTTTGGAAATGCAAGC ACGCAAGGAGACGAAGTTTAAAAATGTCAGTCAAGGTGATCGCAACGCTAGGCTTGAAGAGGCCTTGTCCGATTCGAAAACGGCAGAAGAAGCCTTACTCAAACGATGCTGTCATTTCACTCTTGATTTGTCTGATAAGACTCAGGACGCAAAGTCTGCCCAAGAAGCCTGTGATCACATTACCAGCGCTCGAGCTAGGCAATTACTCGCTTGTCAAGAAGATCTTTCTCGGTCAGTCAATCAGGCAATAGCTTTGCATGGATGGAttaagaagaaggggggaTTTAGCAAGAATGATGACGAACGTCAACCATTTGCTGAGTGGATTGCATTCTCCTCCAACATCTCGAAACATCAAGGAGACATCGAAGCTGCACGCATACTACTCAAGGTGATAGAGAAGTGTGGCGTAAAGGACGGCAATATCCCGCCTTCCCCTTCAGATAAACAGTCTCCGTCAATAGCCAGTGGTGCCAAAATGGATGACGTCAAATGGCAGCTCCGAGAGCAgacccatcttcttcgtaAACTTGTCAAGGAATTGGTGGCGAGAGTCAGATCATTACGCTTCTTTGAGGTAGTCAGGAAAATCCAGAAAGGCAAGAGCGATGCCCAAATTGTACTTGAATCTTCGGAATGTGGACACAAGCCATCCACCAATCCAGATATCGAAATGGCTATTCTGTCTTGTTGTGGTCATGTCGCGTGTCATAAGTGCATGCGTAAGGCAGCCGCTTCTCAACGATGTGTTAAGTCCGGAGAATGCCAAGCGGCAGTGCGACCGACCAACATAGTCAAGGTAAGCTCCCTGGGCGTTGAAGGAGAGCTTTCCTCAGGGCGGTATGGTGCCAAACTAGAGCATCTAGTCAACCTCATCCATTCTATCCCCAAAAATGAGCGGGTGTTAGTATTCCTTCAATGGGAAGACCTCGCAGGCAAGGTCTCTGAAGCTCTGTCTGCAGGCAGAATTCCACACGTCACGCTATCCGGTTCTGCCAAGTCACGAGCAAATACCCTTGACCGTTTCCAGTCCACAAATGCCGATAGTGCACGAGTACTGCTTCTCAAGATGAATGATGCAAGTGCCGCTGGGTCTAATCTGACCACTGCCAACCATGCTGTCTTCCTCGGCCCCTTATTCACCAATTCTTTATTCAACTATCGTGCCGTAGAAACACAAGCCATCGGTCGAGTGCGAAGGTACGGACAACAGAAAAAAGTTCATATTCATCGGCTGTTGGCCCTCGACACCATTGACATGACCATTTTCAACGCGAGGAGGACTGAGCTCAAAGAAAAGACAGATTGGGAAGAAATACCCCAAGAGGAGTacaaaggaagaggctcATCAATTAGCATGACAAACGAGAAAAGGACGCCAACATTGACAGTCAAGAGTAATCCATTCAAACGCAGTTCTAGCTGGGCGTTAGCATCATCTTTCAGAAGTAAGAAACGATCGATGGAGGCAAGGGATGCTGAAGGTGTAagcgacgatgatgagaatTCAGAACTTTCGGATATCATATAA
- a CDS encoding polycomb protein e(z) yields the protein MPPRQPGDLEPPPRVPPEIHNTVRQTWIQTWKDFYAWKPPSTLPVEDGWVSMRAQEEDKNLVKSHVDFGKRMAALLEKFEQENGRREKLAEVKFEGATEFKPLQNINKSPIEWNLHGRPIRPLPSIYSLTPTIDPVPEYAFCIYTPRSILSPDEVIMPFMPTFDDDTLDIPGFETEKEKYSSLFSSCLWDLPGRDADVDIIMFETLKRLEKLRVEKEDIDRTRILPKECLYVESLDLRRDLPPFPLPPQNIGSVTGRKMPDGSKHVVGAKRKWEEPLELIEEDFEDDLEGFEEACCHYPTCTSVMCIRHAGMYFDGLTRNTARGSSFNAGNQRLPPISSVLPTLSEPCSPTCYSLATTEATLGEKLSSIRLENGWSESDKQQLIDILSAYEGSGLESICGLKDVFNRTCAEVAQQVTTILQDRSRGPSVHEAGADMECSTPSSTSGSSRPLLQRTKSSKAQLIPITNRLPEFVECEHEGECVAGVCSCADDKLPCGRHCSCPSTCTRRHRGCNCRRIAIQEGRSVRDGKVCINGKCPCIRSFKECDKELCGSCGAAEELVQDEEILRTKGRFGRDGEWIEDKGKTGQGQTFISCGNIALQKAKWPKLRVGISKVAGYGLFADEDIGQHVPVGEYVGEYISEWEGDNRNFAESINKRRYQFTINAQFIIDAGFFGNHTRFINSAQGNNVNCVAHQRAVGHELRILFLTTRPIKRHEEIHFNYGDDFWDNH from the exons ATGCCTCCTCGCCAACCCGGAGACCTCGAACCCCCTCCAAGAGTTCCGCCAGAAATTCATAATACCGTTCGCCAAACATGGATTCAAACATGGAAGGACTTTTACGCCTGGAAACCTCCCTCTACTCTCCCAGTCGAAGATGGGTGGGTGAGTATGCGAGCacaggaagaggataagAACCTTGTTAAAAGTCACGTGGATTTCGGTAAGCGGATGGCCGCACTGCTGGAGAAGTTTGAGCAGGAAAATGGGAGACGAGAAAAGTTGGCCGAGGTCAAGTTTGAAGGTGCTACCGAATTCAAGCCTCTACAGAATATCAACAAATCGCCGATCGAATGGAACTTACATGGTAGACCGATTCGTCCTCTCCCATCCATCTACAGCCTCACACCCACTATTGATCCCGTTCCCGAGTACGCCTTTTGTATCTACACCCCTCGCAGTATATTGTCACCTGATGAAGTTATCATGCCCTTTATGCCTACCTTTGACGATGACACCCTCGACATACCAGGATTCGAGActgagaaagaaaagtatTCGTCTCTTTTTTCTAGTTGCTTATGGGATTTACCGGGACGAGATGCTGATGTGGATATTATCATGTTTGAAACATTGAAAAGGCTGGAGAAGCTAAGGgtagagaaagaagatatCGACAGGACGAGGATATTACCGAAAGAATGTCTTTACGTGGAAAGCCTCGATTTGAGAAGAGATCTgcctccatttccattACCCCCTCAAAATATCGGCTCAGTcacaggaaggaagatgccAGATGGCTCAAAACATGTTGTCGGAGCAAAGAGGAAATGGGAGGAACCGCTAGAACTtattgaagaggatttcGAAGATGACCTAGAAGGGTTTGAGGAAGCATGTTGCCATTATCCCACTTGCACAAGCGTCATGTGTATTAGGCATG CCGGCATGTATTTTGACGGTTTAACACGTAATACAGCCAGAGGCTCAAGCTTTAACGCCGGAAATCAACGTCTGCCCCCTATCTCATCAGTACTCCCTACCCTGTCTGAACCTTGTTCCCCCACATGCTACTCATTAGCCACTACTGAAGCGACATTAGGGGAAAAACTGTCGTCCATCCGATTGGAGAATGGATGGTCGGAATCGGACAAGCAGCAGCTTATAGATATACTTTCCGCATACGAAGGCTCGGGGCTCGAGAGTATATGTGGGTTGAAAGATGTCTTCAACCGAACTTGTGCAGAG GTCGCGCAGCAAGTCACCACTATTTTGCAAGATCGATCAAGAGGACCAAGCGTGCATGAGGCAGGTGCTGATATGGAATGTTCAACTCCTTCGTCTACATCTGGATCGTCAAGACCACTTTTGCAAAGGACAAAGTCCAGTAAAGCCCAATTGA TACCGATAACCAATCGTTTGCCCGAGTTCGTGGAATGTGAACATGAAGGCGAATGTGTCGCAGGCGTTTGTAGTTGCGCCGATGACAAGTTGCCATGTGGACGGCACTGCTCT TGTCCTTCAACGTGCACAAGGCGTCATCGCGGTTGCAACTGCCGTCGTATAGCGATACAAGAAGGCAGATCTGTGAGAGACGGCAAAGTATGTATCAATGGTAAATGTCCCTGTATAAGGAGTTTCAAAGAATGTGACAAAGAGCTATGCGGCAGTTGCGGAGCTGC TGAGGAGCTGGTACAAGACGAGGAGATTCTCAGAACGAAAGGTAGATTcggaagggatggagaatGGATTGAGGACAAGGGTAAAACAGGCCAGGGGCAAACATTCATCAGCTGCGGAAATATAGCTTTACAAAAAGCAAAATGGCCG AAATTGAGAGTAGGAATAAGCAAGGTGGCAGGATACGGGTTATTTGCCGACGAAGATATCGGCCAACATGTGCCTGTAGGAG AATATGTGGGGGAATATATTTCCGAATGGGAGGGGGATAATCGAAA TTTCGCCGAA TCTATTAATAAACGGCGATACCAATTCACCATTAATGCACAATTCATCATTGATGCTGGTTTCTTTGGTAATCACACGCGGTTCATCAACTCTGCTCAAGGAAATAATGTGAACTGTGTTGCCCATC AAAGAGCAGTGGGTCACGAGCTCAGGATATTGTTTCTGACAA CGAGGCCCATCAAAAGACACGAGGAAATCCATTTCAATTATGG AGATGACTTTTGGGATAATCATTAA
- a CDS encoding capsular associated protein, with amino-acid sequence MAKGTYPRTRIAVITGLTISFLFLLHFLFSSPDRLLATQRWTTASSSVIRSKFLRAKAQAPKPPIQHPIPKLMADARNEFDQKIKKQSKSLPEAVAEYKKRYGRNPPKGFDEWYAFAKENNAIIIDEYDQLDRDLKPFWLFSGAELRRRCIQVGFLPSVDLVKIEKGKTRTIDVSKGFHDSEVGARAKGFRVMLEKFQAKLPDMDFPINEKAEGRILVPWEENLYSNLTADSTLGIEHVLGGEFIPDWRGDGNVWEAYRRTCHPSSQARRLFGSLRANLKEGQAPISRLADAGVTADAPSEDFFFPESVDDKYDFCAHPWAHYNQGHFFSDWRTIHALYPMFSPAKSMGYSDILIPSHYYFSSTKRYTYGWDPVNMVIKDVDDMETKWEDKSDDIFWRGATTGGGSSPPGFLAQYQRHRLIKMTSDSSNVNKTVVFADPPGTDHFISAQVPIGQLNKDMMDVAFTNAVGCTQYPGGCDGMRKDHRFADAVPLGENWRHKYLIDIDGMGYSARLFALLKSESAVLKSTVYTEFMSEWLQPWLHYIPISQMYQEIYNVHAFFSGPSKAMLDASNSTRSLYQQPGAHIKKFDGDAELRKIAKAGREWMFTMGRKIDMEIYVYRLCLEWARLTADDREAMTYKG; translated from the exons ATGGCTAAGGGAACATACCCCAGAACGCGCATAGCCGTTATAACGGGATTGAccatctcttttctcttcctccttcacttcctcttctcctctcctgaCCGACTTCTGGCGACGCAGAGATGGACAaccgcttcttcttccgtcatTCGTTCAAAGTTTCTTCGAGCAAAGGCCCAAGCTCCCAAACCTCCCATACAACATCCTATCCCCAAGCTTATGGCAGACGCCAGAAATGAATTTGACcaaaagatcaagaagcAAAGCAAGAGCTTGCCCGAAGCCGTTGCTGAGTACAAGAAGAGGTACGGGAGAAATCCTCCCAAGGGCTTTGATGAATGGTACGCGTTTGCGAAGGAGAACAATGCCATCATAATCGATGAGTATGACCAGCTTGATCGCGATCTCAAGCCCTTCTGGCTTTTCTCTGGAGCGGAGTTGCGACGAAGATGTATCCAAGTCGGTTTCTTGCCTTCGGTCGATTTGGtgaagattgagaagggtAAAACAAGAACTATCGATGTGTCAAAGGGCTTCCATGACTCCGAGGTCGGTGCCCGTGCCAAGGGTTTCCGGGTCATGCTTGAAAAGTTCCAGGCAAAGCTTCCCGATATGGATTTCCCCATCAACGAAAAGGCGGAGGGACGTATTCTCGTGCCTTGGGAGGAAAACTTGTACTCTAACCTCACGGCTGACTCTACTC TCGGTATTGAACACGTCTTGGGCGGCGAATTCATTCCCGATTGGCGAGGTGATGGTAACGTCTGGGAGGCCTACCGCAGAACGtgtcatccttcatctcaaGCTCGTCGTCTGTTTGGTTCTCTTCGTGCCAATCTCAAAGAAGGTCAAGCTCCCATCTCTCGTCTCGCCGATGCAGGTGTGACTGCCGACGCTCCTTCTGAagattttttctttcccgaAAGTGTTGACGACAAATACGACTTTTGCGCTCACCCCTGGGCTCATTATAACCAAGGTCATTTCTTCTCCGATTGGCGAACCATCCATGCTCTTTACCCCATGTTCTCTCCGGCCAAGAGTATGGGATACAGCGACATTCTTATTCCCAGTCACTACTATTTCTCCTCCACTAAGCGATACACTTATGGTTGGGATCCTGTCAACATGGTTATTAAGGACGTTGATGACATGGAGACCAAATGGGAAGACAAGTCTGACGACATCTTCTGGCGCGGTGCCACTACTGGTGGTggttcttctcctccggGTTTCCTTGCGCAGTATCAGCGTCATCGATTGATTAAGATGACCTCTGACTCTTCCAATGTGAACAAGACTGTCGTTTTCGCCGATCCTCCCGGAACTGACCATTTCATCTCTGCTCAAGTGCCTATCGGCCAGTTGAACAAGGATATGATGGATGTGGCGTTCACCAATGCAGTCGGTTGTACCCAATATCCCGGAGGATGTGACGGTATGCGGAAGGATCACCGATTTGCAGATGCTGTCCCTCTTGGCGAGAACTGGAGACACAAGTATTTGATCGATATCGACGGTATGGGTTACTCTGCCCGTCTCTTTGCTCTG CTCAAAAGTGAAAGTGCTGTCCTCAAATCTACCGTTTACACTGAATTCATGTCCGAATGGCTCCAGCCTTGGCTTCACTatatccccatctcccaaaTGTATCAGGAAATCTACAACGTCCacgccttcttctctggtCCTTCTAAGGCTATGCTCGATGCCTCCAATTCCACTAGATCTTTGTATCAGCAGCCTGGAGCTCACATCAAGAAATTTGATGGGGATGCcgagttgaggaagattgCCAAGGCGGGTAGGGAGTGGATGTTCACTATGGGACGAAAGATCGACATGGAGA TCTATGTGTACAGGCTGTGTCTTGAGTGGGCACGTCTTACGGCTGATGACCGTGAGGCCATGACCTATAAGGGATAG